In Macadamia integrifolia cultivar HAES 741 chromosome 5, SCU_Mint_v3, whole genome shotgun sequence, a single window of DNA contains:
- the LOC122078825 gene encoding U-box domain-containing protein 5 isoform X3, with protein MVPLVLAGQISGIVQDLRDAKFFMDPYEKEAGKVLLALLWRDPSISDAVETSEFEAFQLAAVRLQLTSAKALLIEKRSINNLLGKDHKNDQKKERILKYLLYLLRKYGKSVQCEQKHGGIVQHEDSHTNTKSACNDAVYVEAIELESHVQYGYEDALTDASRTPIPPEEFRCPISLRLMHDPVVIASGQTFERMWIEKWFNEGHDTCPKTQEKLSHLLMTSNSTMKDLISKWCRRHGIPIPDRCSQSTAAALRSWKTSSCSSITSFGSSLNDVPIQIDVSSISLDSLDCSYGSNSSHVKIVDASSSVPSWMNSDSHGYQYSVNSSHWMSSGFFSKLSELPWESQCKVVEDVKNHLKEDDQACHSFFSDSSVQSLIRFMEDACSLNDVKALRDGAQVLLALVSKCRSEVPSLSGDVFHLLASYIDSEIIDEALSILEVLSGQQCCNSKTLASGSIFSVLKILDTQISDFQLSAVKILYNLSLNRDIAFQIQSLGCVTKLVPLLGDSSLAGYSIKIIKNLCDTEEGRISIAETNGCIASIAELLETGSHEEQEHGVAVILSLCLLCNEYCQLVLNEGIVPPLVNISVNGNAKGKKSAMELLQFLRDIRYSDSPDNSNSLPHPRANLELSLVSNCSKEKKPSYKASGFFGRKLKVLSKPRSLALF; from the exons ATATCTGGGATTGTTCAAGATCTTAGGGATGCAAAATTTTTCATGGATCCTTACGAGAAAGAGGCTGGGAAGGTTTTGCTAGCTTTGCTTTGGAGGGACCCATCTATATCAGATGCCGTAGAAACTTCTGAATTTGAGGCATTTCAACTTGCAGCTGTAAGGCTGCAGCTCACATCTGCAAAGGCACTCTTGATAGAGAAAAGATCTATTAACAATTTATTAGGCAAAGACCACAAGAATgaccaaaaaaaggaaagaatccTGAAGTACCTTCTTTATCTTTTGAGGAAGTATGGAAAATCAGTTCAATGTGAACAAAAACATGGAGGTATTGTTCAGCATGAGGATTCACATACGAACACCAAATCTGCATGTAATGATGCTGTATATGTTGAGGCTATTGAACTGGAATCACATGTTCAATATGGGTATGAAGATGCTCTAACTGATGCATCTAGGACACCTATACCTCCTGAGGAGTTCAGATGCCCAATTTCTTTGAGACTTATGCATGATCCTGTTGTCATTGCTTCTGGTCAAACATTTGAAAGGATGTGGATAGAGAAGTGGTTCAATGAGGGTCATGATACATGTCCAAAGACCCAAGAGAAGCTTTCCCATTTGTTAATGACTTCAAACTCCACCATGAAGGACCTTATTTCCAAATGGTGTAGGAGGCATGGGATCCCTATTCCTGATCGATGTTCACAGTCCACTGCTGCAGCACTTAGGTCATGGAAAACTTCATCTTGCAGTTCCATTACTAGCTTTGGAAGTTCTCTAAATGATGTGCCTATTCAAATTGATGTCAGCAGCATATCACTTGATTCTTTGGATTGCAGTTATGGTTCTAATTCATCACATGTTAAGATTGTAGATGCTTCGAGTTCGGTACCCTCTTGGATGAACAGTGATTCGCATGGATACCAATATTCAGTGAACTCCAGCCATTGGATGAGTTCAGGATTTTTCTCTAAACTTTCTGAGCTTCCATGGGAATCACAATGCAAAGTTGTGGAAGATGTTAAAAACCATTTGAAGGAAGATGACCAAGCATGCCACTCTTTTTTTTCCGATTCCTCTGTCCAATCATTGATTAGATTTATGGAGGATGCATGCAGCCTGAATGATGTAAAAGCACTGAGAGATGGAGCTCAGGTGCTTTTGGCTTTGGTTAGTAAGTGcag AAGTGAAGTACCATCATTGAGTGGGGATGTGTTTCATCTGTTGGCATCATATATTGATTCCGAAATCATTGACGAGGCTCTTTCCATCCTTGAAGTCCTGTCGGGCCAACAATGTTGTAACTCCAAGACATTGGCATCTGGTTCTATTTTTTCCGTCCTAAAGATCCTTGACACCCAAATCAGTGATTTCCAGCTGTCTGCTGTTAAAATACTATATAATTTGTCATTGAACAGAGACATTGCGTTCCAAATTCAATCATTGGGGTGCGTCACGAAGCTTGTTCCTCTCTTGGGTGATAGCTCACTTGCAGGATATTCcatcaaaattatcaaaaacttGTGCGACACTGAAGAGGGAAGGATTTCCATCGCTGAAACTAATGGATGTATAGCTTCCATTGCAGAACTACTTGAGACTGGCTCTCATGAAGAACAAGAACATGGAGTAGCTGTTATCCTTTCTTTATGTTTGCTATGCAATGAATATTGTCAATTGGTCCTGAATGAGGGTATTGTCCCACCTCTTGTCAATATATCTGtcaatggcaatgccaaagggaAGAAGAGTGCAATGGAATTACTTCAGTTCTTGAGGGATATTAGATACAGTGATTCTCCAGATAATTCAAATTCACTTCCTCACCCTAGAGCCAATCTTGAACTTTCACTGGTGAGCAACTGCTcgaaagaaaagaaaccatCTTACAAGGCTTCTGGATTTTTTGGAAGGAAACTGAAAGTATTGTCGAAACCCAGATCTTTAGCTCTTTTCTGA
- the LOC122078646 gene encoding protein NUCLEAR FUSION DEFECTIVE 5, mitochondrial-like gives MKLRPFIVSKLANTNLSGSIRPRFSLSPSICRNANSFTDSVAPSVPPPRVHGFFSAICNPKLPNSIPFSARHVHSVQGAQLEDLGSESKSSEEEGLMNEFLSRFVWIMRGELSKVYPDCDKQTIDGMLLIIVEKVVSEMEKGDLETMLGSTAGTPSLDFSEDLWKTVWEVSNSVLSDMKKEMKKEQMKWFLQSEEVKDMCRFAGEVGIRGDMLRELRFKWSREKMEEYEFYQNLERMREEALAQEEAEKESGKADYKGEGVVQDGSDVAEEKPKVVSLPQRRGKIKYTIYGLDLSDPMWAEVADRIHDADKLITPDEPKPITGKCKLVTEKILSLKEEDDPSSLLAEWVELLQPSRIDWLTLLDRLRERNISLYFKVSCFFFPSWS, from the coding sequence ATGAAACTGAGGCCCTTTATTGTCTCCAAGCTAGCGAACACCAATCTATCGGGATCCATAAGGCCAAGGTTCTCCCTTTCACCTTCTATTTGCAGAAATGCGAACTCTTTTACAGATTCCGTTGCTCCTTCCGTCCCTCCTCCTAGAGTCCATGGGTTCTTCTCGGCTATCTGTAACCCTAAACTCCCAAATTCCATCCCTTTCTCTGCTAGACATGTTCATTCTGTTCAAGGAGCCCAACTTGAAGATTTGGGCAGTGAATCGAAATCCAGCGAGGAGGAGGGGCTCATGAACGAATTCTTGTCCCGATTTGTTTGGATTATGCGCGGGGAACTCTCTAAAGTGTACCCGGATTGCGACAAACAGACTATTGATGGTATGCTTTTGATAATTGTTGAGAAGGTTGTATCGGAGATGGAGAAGGGTGACCTCGAGACGATGCTTGGCTCCACAGCCGGCACCCCGTCGCTTGATTTCAGCGAGGATTTGTGGAAAACAGTTTGGGAGGTCAGCAATTCGGTCCTAAGTGACATgaagaaggaaatgaagaaggaaCAAATGAAGTGGTTTCTCCAATCCGAAGAAGTTAAAGATATGTGCCGCTTTGCTGGGGAAGTGGGCATTCGTGGAGACATGCTTAGGGAGCTCAGGTTCAAATGGTCTCGAGAGAAAATGGAGGAATATGAGTTCTATCAGAATTTGGAGCGTATGCGAGAAGAAGCCCTAGCCCAGGAAGAAGCAGAAAAAGAAAGCGGCAAAGCCGACTACAAAGGGGAGGGGGTTGTTCAGGATGGTTCGGATGTGGCCGAAGAGAAACCCAAAGTCGTATCTCTTCCTCAGAGAAGGGGGAAGATTAAGTACACGATTTATGGTCTTGATTTGTCAGATCCAATGTGGGCTGAAGTGGCTGATAGAATTCACGATGCAGATAAGCTCATTACGCCCGACGAACCCAAACCGATTACTGGGAAATGCAAGCTCGTTACTGAGAAAATCCTTTCTCTGAAGGAGGAAGATGATCCATCTTCATTGTTGGCCGAATGGGTAGAGCTTCTCCAACCAAGCAGGATTGACTGGCTTACGTTGCTCGATAGATTGCGGGAACGCAATATTAGTTTGTACTTTAAGgttagttgttttttttttccttcttggtCTTGA